A stretch of the Desulforamulus ferrireducens genome encodes the following:
- a CDS encoding thioesterase family protein: protein MELKVGLIHEASITVEDSNTAIAYGSGGVRVFATPAMIGLMEKAALELADQYLPEGQTTVGTEVNVKHTAATPVGMKVVARAELIEIDGRRLVFKVDASDEAGPIGSGTHERFIINPEKFLQKVESKKA from the coding sequence GTGGAATTAAAAGTAGGGTTGATCCATGAAGCGAGCATCACGGTGGAAGACAGCAATACAGCCATCGCCTATGGCAGCGGCGGGGTCCGGGTTTTTGCCACCCCTGCCATGATCGGCTTGATGGAAAAAGCCGCCTTGGAACTGGCGGATCAATATTTACCGGAGGGACAAACCACCGTGGGTACCGAAGTCAATGTTAAACACACCGCCGCCACACCCGTTGGCATGAAGGTGGTGGCCCGGGCGGAATTAATTGAGATTGACGGCAGGCGTCTGGTCTTTAAAGTAGACGCATCGGATGAAGCAGGCCCCATCGGTTCCGGTACCCATGAACGGTTTATTATTAACCCGGAAAAATTTCTGCAGAAAGTGGAAAGCAAGAAAGCTTAA
- the glpA gene encoding anaerobic glycerol-3-phosphate dehydrogenase subunit GlpA: METDKAQVVVIGGGATGTGILRDLALRGIPAILVEQGDLAHGTSSRFHGLLHSGARYAVKDKEAARECIEENMILRRIAPNCVELTGGLFVQLPEDDPQYADQWITACTEAGISCAEADVQELIKKNPVLSPNVTRAFKVPDCAVDGFRILWGNVNSARRYGARVLTYHRVSAIHQSNGRVTGVELINQLNGQKRSIECEMVINAAGPWGGEVAAMAGLEVNVIKDKGTLVAYNHRLMNMVVNRLRPPGDGDIFVPHGTITILGTTSTTVDDPGCTKPGHDEVLALIKIGQEMVPELESYRLIRAFAGVRPLYQAGNATGGRSVTRNFALLDHQQRDGLAGMVSIVGGKFTTFRLMAEKTVDLVASKLGVNAPCRTAREPLMTPVSEELLERGKKVFGVPGARKAAERLGDSFAQVVEQVEKNPDKGRILCECEVVSLAEIEHAAHSGDSFTLGDIRRKTRMGMGTCQGTFCSYRTLGALSGYPQFAGNHWEYLTKFLQKRWKGMRPVLWGQQLREAQLSTGIYCTLFAMERMR, translated from the coding sequence GTGGAGACGGATAAAGCTCAGGTGGTGGTAATCGGTGGTGGAGCCACCGGCACAGGGATACTTCGGGACTTGGCCCTCAGGGGTATTCCCGCAATACTGGTGGAACAGGGTGACCTGGCCCACGGCACCAGCTCCCGGTTTCACGGGCTATTACACAGCGGTGCCCGTTATGCTGTGAAAGATAAAGAAGCCGCCCGGGAATGTATAGAAGAGAATATGATTCTGCGCCGGATCGCTCCTAATTGTGTGGAACTTACCGGGGGTCTCTTTGTACAACTGCCTGAAGATGACCCCCAATATGCCGACCAGTGGATTACAGCTTGTACCGAAGCAGGCATTAGCTGTGCAGAAGCAGACGTGCAGGAATTAATTAAGAAGAATCCCGTTTTATCTCCCAACGTTACCAGGGCCTTTAAGGTTCCTGATTGTGCGGTGGACGGTTTCCGAATTCTCTGGGGCAATGTCAATTCCGCCCGACGCTACGGTGCAAGAGTTCTAACTTATCACCGTGTTTCTGCCATTCATCAAAGCAACGGCAGAGTTACAGGGGTAGAATTAATTAACCAACTGAACGGGCAAAAAAGATCTATTGAATGTGAGATGGTTATTAACGCTGCCGGGCCCTGGGGCGGAGAAGTAGCGGCCATGGCCGGGTTGGAAGTTAATGTGATTAAGGATAAAGGGACTTTGGTGGCTTACAATCACAGGTTAATGAATATGGTAGTAAACCGGTTACGACCGCCGGGGGATGGGGATATTTTTGTGCCCCATGGCACCATTACCATCCTTGGTACCACATCTACTACGGTGGATGATCCCGGTTGCACCAAACCAGGCCACGATGAAGTCCTTGCACTCATTAAAATCGGCCAGGAAATGGTGCCGGAATTAGAAAGTTACAGACTGATCAGGGCCTTTGCCGGAGTAAGGCCGTTGTATCAGGCCGGAAACGCCACCGGCGGCAGGTCTGTCACCCGAAATTTTGCTTTGTTGGACCACCAACAGAGAGACGGGTTAGCCGGCATGGTCAGCATCGTGGGCGGCAAGTTTACCACCTTCCGTCTGATGGCGGAAAAAACCGTTGACTTGGTTGCCAGTAAACTAGGGGTCAATGCCCCTTGCCGGACTGCCCGGGAACCGCTGATGACTCCGGTGTCAGAGGAACTGCTTGAGCGGGGCAAAAAAGTCTTTGGCGTTCCCGGTGCCAGAAAGGCCGCTGAGAGATTGGGAGACAGCTTTGCCCAGGTGGTGGAGCAGGTAGAAAAAAATCCTGACAAAGGCAGGATCCTTTGCGAGTGTGAAGTGGTCAGCCTGGCTGAAATCGAGCATGCAGCCCACAGTGGGGACAGCTTTACCCTGGGAGACATTCGCCGCAAGACCAGAATGGGCATGGGCACCTGCCAGGGCACCTTTTGCAGCTATCGTACCCTGGGCGCTTTAAGTGGTTACCCACAGTTTGCCGGGAACCACTGGGAGTATTTAACCAAGTTTTTGCAAAAGCGTTGGAAGGGCATGAGACCGGTGTTGTGGGGCCAGCAACTGCGGGAGGCCCAACTGTCAACCGGAATTTATTGCACACTGTTTGCTATGGAGAGAATGAGGTAA
- a CDS encoding glycerol-3-phosphate responsive antiterminator, with product MDFLEKVMGRSHIGAAIRRVEDLEEAVRHPNIHAIFLLGGDINYLPGMIKKVRTSNKVMLTHIDLVEGIGKDRAGIHLIKRMGVQGIVTTKSNLTKFAKEEDLWVIQRLFIVDSESVKTAIRVAEKIKPHAVEVLPATIPQYVIEDMKRSLGLPVLGGGLLRTETDVKEALGKGIDAITTSLRQLWNVNL from the coding sequence ATGGACTTCTTAGAAAAAGTCATGGGCCGAAGTCATATCGGAGCGGCTATTCGGAGGGTTGAAGACCTGGAGGAGGCTGTTCGGCATCCAAATATCCACGCCATTTTCCTTTTAGGTGGGGATATTAACTATCTCCCCGGGATGATTAAAAAGGTTCGCACCTCAAACAAGGTTATGCTGACGCATATAGATCTGGTTGAAGGCATCGGAAAAGACCGGGCAGGTATTCACCTAATAAAGCGAATGGGTGTACAGGGAATTGTAACGACAAAATCAAACTTGACCAAATTTGCCAAGGAGGAGGACCTTTGGGTTATCCAGCGCTTATTTATCGTGGATTCTGAATCCGTTAAAACCGCTATTCGGGTGGCAGAAAAGATTAAGCCCCATGCAGTTGAAGTATTACCTGCCACAATTCCTCAATATGTTATTGAGGACATGAAAAGGTCCCTTGGCCTTCCTGTTTTAGGAGGAGGGTTATTAAGGACGGAAACTGATGTTAAGGAGGCTCTTGGCAAAGGGATTGATGCCATAACAACCAGTCTCAGGCAACTTTGGAATGTTAATTTGTGA
- the glpK gene encoding glycerol kinase GlpK, with amino-acid sequence MVKKYVLALDQGTTSCRAILFDRDSNIKGVAQKEFTQIYPKAGWVEHDAEEIWSTQYGVIAEVIAKTGINPEEIASIGITNQRETTVVWDKTTGKPVYNAIVWQCRRTAGICDQLKAKGLEQVFRTKTGLVLDAYFSGTKVKWILDNVEGAREKAEKGQLLFGTMDTWLIWNLTGGKVHVTDYSNASRTLMYNIRELRWDEELLKELDVPASMLPEVRPSSEVYGETDPKNFLGHAVPIAGVAGDQQAALFGQACYQPGMAKNTYGTGCFMLMNTGDKLYDSKNGLLTTIAWGIDGKVEYALEGSIFIAGAAIQWLRDGLKVLEEAPDSEYFASKVADTDGVYLVPAFAGLGAPYWDMRARGAIVGLTRGTTKEHIIKAALDSLAYQTKDVLGAMEADSNIKLQALKVDGGAVANNLLMQFQADILGVPVERPKVIETTALGAAYLAGLAVGFWQSKEELASRWQLDRRFESQMDDTKRNKLYDGWKRAVTRSMDWAIED; translated from the coding sequence ATGGTGAAGAAGTATGTGCTGGCCTTAGACCAGGGTACAACCAGTTGCCGAGCAATCTTGTTCGACCGCGACAGCAACATTAAAGGCGTGGCCCAGAAGGAATTTACTCAAATTTATCCCAAGGCCGGTTGGGTAGAACATGATGCGGAGGAAATCTGGAGCACCCAGTACGGCGTGATCGCCGAAGTCATTGCCAAAACCGGCATTAACCCCGAAGAAATCGCTTCCATTGGTATTACAAATCAGCGGGAAACCACGGTAGTATGGGATAAGACAACCGGCAAACCGGTCTATAATGCCATCGTCTGGCAGTGCCGCCGTACTGCCGGCATTTGCGATCAACTGAAGGCCAAGGGCTTAGAGCAAGTATTCAGAACCAAAACAGGCCTGGTGCTAGATGCTTATTTCTCCGGCACCAAGGTCAAGTGGATTTTAGACAATGTGGAGGGCGCTCGGGAAAAGGCAGAAAAGGGCCAGTTGCTCTTTGGAACTATGGATACCTGGTTAATTTGGAATCTGACCGGGGGTAAAGTCCATGTTACCGATTATTCCAACGCTTCCCGTACCCTGATGTATAACATTCGGGAACTTCGCTGGGACGAAGAACTCCTAAAGGAACTGGATGTACCGGCCAGCATGTTACCGGAAGTTCGTCCTTCCAGTGAGGTTTATGGCGAAACCGATCCTAAAAACTTCCTCGGCCATGCCGTCCCCATTGCCGGAGTTGCCGGTGATCAGCAGGCGGCTTTGTTTGGCCAGGCATGCTACCAACCCGGCATGGCTAAGAATACCTACGGCACCGGCTGCTTTATGCTGATGAACACCGGTGACAAACTGTATGATTCCAAAAACGGTCTACTGACCACCATTGCCTGGGGAATTGATGGAAAAGTTGAATATGCTCTGGAAGGAAGTATCTTTATTGCAGGTGCTGCCATCCAGTGGTTGAGGGATGGTTTAAAGGTATTGGAAGAAGCTCCGGACTCCGAATACTTTGCCAGCAAGGTTGCGGATACCGACGGTGTGTACCTGGTGCCTGCCTTTGCCGGACTGGGCGCTCCCTACTGGGATATGCGGGCAAGGGGCGCCATTGTGGGCCTGACCCGCGGTACTACCAAGGAGCATATTATTAAGGCCGCGCTGGATTCTCTGGCTTATCAAACCAAGGATGTGCTGGGAGCTATGGAAGCAGACTCCAACATAAAATTGCAAGCTTTAAAAGTAGACGGCGGGGCAGTGGCCAACAACCTGCTCATGCAATTCCAGGCCGATATCCTGGGTGTACCGGTAGAAAGACCCAAGGTTATTGAAACCACTGCCCTGGGCGCTGCCTACCTGGCCGGTCTTGCTGTTGGCTTCTGGCAAAGCAAAGAAGAGCTGGCCAGCCGCTGGCAACTGGATCGCCGGTTTGAGAGCCAAATGGACGACACCAAGAGAAATAAACTTTATGACGGTTGGAAGCGTGCAGTTACTCGGAGTATGGATTGGGCCATTGAAGATTAA
- a CDS encoding MIP/aquaporin family protein: protein MSPFLAEIIGTMILIILGDGVVAGVLLRKSKAENSGWIVITVGWGLAVAMAAYAVGSFSGAHLNPALTIALAAIGKFPWADVPSYILAQFIGAFLGAVVVWLHYLPHWKETEDQGAKLGIFCTGPGIRDTFGNLLSEIIGTFVLVLGILAIGANKFADGINPFIVGLLIVAIGVSLGGTTGYAINPARDLGPRIAHAVLPIAGKGSSDWGYAWIPVVGPVIGGILGALFYKAFFLA from the coding sequence ATGTCACCATTTTTAGCTGAAATTATTGGCACTATGATTTTAATTATATTAGGTGATGGTGTTGTTGCAGGTGTTCTGCTTAGAAAATCTAAGGCAGAAAACAGTGGCTGGATTGTTATTACAGTGGGTTGGGGTTTAGCTGTGGCAATGGCTGCCTACGCTGTTGGGAGTTTTAGTGGAGCCCATTTGAACCCGGCCTTAACTATAGCTCTTGCCGCCATTGGCAAATTTCCTTGGGCTGATGTACCTTCCTATATTCTTGCTCAATTTATTGGTGCTTTTCTGGGTGCTGTTGTTGTATGGCTGCATTATTTACCTCACTGGAAAGAAACTGAGGACCAGGGAGCAAAATTGGGGATCTTTTGTACAGGCCCTGGCATCCGTGACACCTTTGGTAACCTATTAAGTGAAATAATTGGTACCTTTGTTCTGGTATTAGGTATCTTAGCCATTGGAGCAAATAAATTTGCCGATGGTATTAACCCCTTTATTGTGGGTCTGTTGATTGTAGCCATTGGGGTTTCTTTAGGTGGTACCACCGGCTATGCCATTAACCCAGCCCGTGACCTGGGACCCCGTATTGCACACGCTGTGCTGCCCATTGCAGGTAAAGGAAGCTCAGATTGGGGCTATGCCTGGATTCCCGTTGTGGGACCAGTTATCGGTGGCATTTTGGGAGCCTTATTTTATAAAGCGTTCTTTTTAGCTTAG
- a CDS encoding transposase, with amino-acid sequence MEKEIAQKLFNDLVQQCLDEKIIVADTIAIDSTAIDAYEKKQPKSKSQETGNATWGAKYDTFRNKITWFGYKIHLAVDTSSELPIALEVTPANINDGDMGPTLIEKVAAQIPEGRLKYVIEDSGYDQQKNYEAAKAQRAQAIIPLNLRNAQEPPEGFSFNGTPKCSMGYEMVYWGCDKNFLKFRCPHALGKVDCPNGMAWCSSSNYGMVVKINVKDDLRRFSLPHRGTKRWEELYDKRTSVERCNSRLKENLTANDLHIRGIKKVTAYIYLNAIVLLATALASKKINCSPQQKVA; translated from the coding sequence ATGGAAAAAGAAATAGCCCAAAAGTTATTTAATGACTTAGTACAACAGTGTTTAGACGAAAAGATTATAGTGGCTGATACCATTGCAATTGACAGTACGGCAATTGATGCTTATGAGAAAAAGCAACCCAAGTCTAAAAGCCAAGAAACAGGTAATGCAACTTGGGGAGCCAAATACGATACGTTTAGAAACAAAATTACCTGGTTTGGCTACAAGATTCATTTAGCTGTTGATACATCAAGCGAATTACCTATAGCCCTTGAGGTTACGCCTGCAAATATTAATGACGGCGATATGGGGCCTACGCTGATTGAGAAAGTAGCGGCACAAATCCCTGAAGGAAGGTTAAAATATGTCATTGAGGATTCAGGCTACGATCAACAAAAGAACTATGAAGCTGCGAAAGCCCAGAGAGCGCAGGCAATTATCCCTTTAAACTTAAGGAATGCCCAGGAACCACCGGAAGGGTTTTCATTTAATGGAACTCCCAAGTGCTCTATGGGTTATGAAATGGTATATTGGGGTTGCGATAAAAACTTCCTTAAGTTTCGATGTCCACATGCACTGGGTAAAGTGGATTGTCCCAATGGAATGGCTTGGTGCTCCTCTTCAAACTATGGGATGGTTGTAAAGATAAACGTAAAGGACGATCTAAGGCGTTTTTCCCTGCCCCATAGAGGAACTAAGCGATGGGAAGAGCTATATGACAAAAGAACTTCTGTGGAACGTTGCAATTCTAGGCTTAAGGAGAATCTTACTGCGAATGACCTCCATATAAGGGGAATTAAAAAGGTTACGGCATATATTTACCTTAATGCCATAGTGCTATTAGCAACGGCTTTAGCATCCAAAAAAATAAACTGCTCACCCCAACAAAAAGTAGCTTAA
- a CDS encoding anaerobic glycerol-3-phosphate dehydrogenase subunit C encodes MSSDHRLALDNCIKCSICVSHCPVARVTDKFAGPKQNGPDLERFRLEEPAAVHPSIGYCTNCKGCDVVCPSGVAVSAMNCRARGEYVSMHGAPLRDKILARVDRMGKAARLAPSLVNRLAGLRPLRLLAEKMLGISAAMTMPRYAQKTFLELYKPQNVGDTGRKVLYYPGCYVNYNAPEVGLALAEVLAHNNIRVEVEQFDCCGLPLIANGLLDTARDQAKKNLAKLQGYINRGYDIVTTCPSCHLTLRQEYRELFQLNTDPLHEKMLDVFEYLSVLLQQGKLVTRFEELPLQVGYHQPCHLKAAGCGVPSREILQLIPGLRVADLDAGCCGLAGTYGFKKEKYAISQAIGSNVFNAVKELGVRQVISECGMCQLQIHHLTGVAVYHPLQVLAQACGHGKWLAK; translated from the coding sequence ATGAGCAGTGATCACCGACTTGCTTTAGATAACTGCATAAAATGCTCCATTTGCGTGTCCCATTGCCCGGTGGCCAGGGTGACGGACAAGTTTGCCGGTCCCAAGCAAAACGGGCCCGACCTGGAGCGTTTCCGGTTGGAGGAACCGGCGGCGGTACACCCGTCCATCGGTTATTGCACCAACTGTAAAGGATGTGATGTGGTCTGTCCCTCGGGCGTTGCCGTCTCGGCCATGAACTGCCGGGCCAGGGGAGAATATGTGTCCATGCATGGCGCTCCCCTGCGGGATAAGATCCTGGCCAGGGTAGACCGGATGGGTAAAGCAGCCCGGCTGGCGCCGTCCCTGGTGAACCGGTTGGCTGGCTTGCGACCTCTCCGGCTACTGGCGGAAAAAATGCTGGGTATAAGCGCCGCCATGACCATGCCCCGCTATGCCCAAAAAACCTTTCTGGAATTATATAAGCCCCAAAACGTTGGCGATACCGGGAGAAAAGTGCTGTACTATCCGGGATGCTATGTAAACTACAATGCGCCTGAAGTCGGGTTGGCCCTGGCAGAAGTTTTGGCGCATAACAACATCCGGGTGGAAGTGGAGCAATTTGACTGTTGCGGCCTGCCGTTAATTGCTAACGGATTGTTAGATACGGCCAGGGATCAGGCCAAGAAAAACCTGGCCAAGTTACAGGGTTATATCAACAGGGGTTATGATATTGTCACCACCTGTCCCAGCTGCCATCTCACCTTGCGGCAAGAATACCGGGAACTCTTTCAATTGAATACCGACCCGTTACATGAAAAAATGCTGGATGTCTTTGAATATTTAAGCGTGTTGCTACAGCAAGGGAAATTGGTTACCCGTTTTGAGGAATTGCCCTTACAAGTGGGTTACCACCAGCCCTGTCACCTTAAAGCGGCCGGGTGTGGTGTGCCTTCCCGGGAGATCCTGCAATTGATCCCCGGTTTGCGGGTGGCAGACCTGGATGCCGGCTGCTGCGGCCTTGCGGGTACCTACGGGTTTAAAAAAGAAAAATACGCCATCAGCCAGGCAATCGGCAGCAATGTTTTTAACGCTGTAAAAGAACTGGGGGTTCGGCAGGTCATCAGCGAATGCGGCATGTGCCAGTTACAAATTCACCATCTTACCGGTGTTGCTGTGTACCATCCCCTCCAGGTGCTGGCACAGGCCTGTGGCCATGGCAAATGGCTTGCCAAGTAA
- the glpB gene encoding anaerobic glycerol-3-phosphate dehydrogenase subunit GlpB — protein sequence MNKYTDVLIIGAGLSGLMAAAKAAEQGKEVMLVAKGMGAVGLSSGCIDLWGYNLEDPNQVCQDPLAEIARLCAVNPQHPYARVRDVLEESLLFFRRVCQENGNPYLDHRGGNWLLPTALGTLRPTYLAPASMAVGDLQQVRGVLVVGFRELKDFYPDVLAANLKKSGVLQADCPLNTLMVCAGGGELTPNTLAYRLENPAVVDRIVDQIKPHLLPGAVLLLPPVLGERWDSQVAKNLAEKLGHPVYEVTNIPPALPGQRLQQMLLHHVKGQGVEVVIGCTVNGARVADKRCTEVLATGAGKPIKISAKTVILATGSFLGGGLESKPGKAWESIFGLPVETGHEKWSARDFLSMAGHLFNQMGIKVNEHLRPVDKTGEVIIENVMVTGANLAGCNHPIEKCGNGVAVASGYKAGKLAGEVGE from the coding sequence ATGAATAAATATACGGACGTATTAATAATCGGAGCCGGTCTCTCCGGACTCATGGCCGCTGCCAAAGCTGCCGAACAAGGTAAAGAAGTGATGCTGGTGGCCAAAGGCATGGGGGCGGTGGGACTTTCCTCCGGCTGTATTGACCTCTGGGGTTATAACCTGGAGGACCCGAACCAGGTATGTCAGGACCCTCTGGCTGAAATTGCCAGGCTGTGCGCTGTCAACCCGCAGCATCCCTATGCCAGGGTACGGGATGTGCTGGAGGAAAGCCTTCTCTTTTTCCGGCGGGTTTGCCAGGAAAATGGTAACCCGTACCTGGACCACAGGGGGGGCAACTGGCTGCTTCCCACCGCCCTTGGCACTCTGCGCCCCACATACCTGGCCCCCGCCAGCATGGCCGTAGGTGACCTGCAGCAAGTCCGCGGCGTTCTGGTGGTGGGTTTTCGAGAATTAAAGGATTTCTACCCGGACGTGCTGGCAGCCAACCTGAAAAAGTCCGGGGTACTACAGGCCGATTGCCCCTTAAATACCCTGATGGTATGCGCCGGCGGGGGAGAACTTACCCCTAACACGCTGGCCTACCGTCTGGAGAACCCGGCGGTGGTGGATCGTATCGTTGACCAAATAAAGCCCCACCTGTTGCCCGGTGCGGTCTTGCTGTTGCCGCCGGTACTGGGGGAACGTTGGGATTCCCAAGTGGCAAAGAACCTGGCCGAGAAACTGGGTCACCCGGTTTACGAAGTGACCAATATACCCCCGGCTTTACCCGGGCAAAGGTTGCAGCAAATGCTGCTGCATCACGTTAAGGGTCAGGGCGTTGAAGTGGTCATTGGCTGCACGGTCAACGGCGCCCGGGTGGCCGACAAACGCTGTACGGAAGTGCTGGCCACCGGCGCCGGCAAACCAATAAAAATATCCGCCAAAACCGTTATACTGGCCACCGGTTCATTTCTCGGGGGAGGCCTGGAGTCCAAACCGGGCAAAGCCTGGGAAAGCATTTTCGGTTTGCCGGTGGAAACCGGCCATGAAAAGTGGTCTGCCCGGGATTTCCTGTCCATGGCAGGGCACCTGTTTAATCAAATGGGCATCAAGGTAAATGAACACTTGCGGCCGGTCGATAAAACGGGAGAGGTCATCATAGAAAATGTTATGGTCACCGGTGCCAATCTGGCGGGTTGCAACCACCCCATTGAAAAATGCGGCAACGGGGTGGCGGTTGCTTCGGGATATAAGGCAGGAAAACTGGCAGGGGAGGTGGGAGAATGA
- the phnD gene encoding phosphate/phosphite/phosphonate ABC transporter substrate-binding protein translates to MFRFGAKAISPHKESNELLSLAEKLGFDAYQIKWTVQENSEAVKSFVKSIEENNQELIAGASGLQEISGVARIVEELAEKVANRCTTGLTQAQISNKTIQEIETELKKIANDMGNFADSAVKLRDLSEHIAQFVGEVRDIARQTNLLALNAAIEAARAGLAGKGFSVVAEEIRKLADISALSAQRIQLTSEQVTKGINEVASGAENSAIRLKSIGAGVQECGDTFSDFVDVFEEITALNSELFQGTAKQANTTENMAKVFANISASTQQVLEVVADQQRHHDYLRRLVNQISSNIYLLQKKAALYKGKNELLFGINPAMSPETIRELYLPVINALCENLGYQPRIVIAADYNALADCLIDNIVDVGWFSPLAYVNASAKKPVIPLATPIVNGAPSYKGYIVSTAETGVTSLAELKGKRMAFVDPKSASGYAYPRLLLRQNGIDPDRQLGESVFLGTHSRVIDAVLSGAVTAGATYSEAIDDAKKRGLPVDRLVYLAETEPIPKDCLAVRADYDTSLRKKIQQGLLSLADTKEGKRVLANSPIQGFIKVRDEDYNIVREIAQGSNT, encoded by the coding sequence ATGTTTAGGTTTGGGGCAAAAGCGATTTCTCCGCATAAGGAAAGCAATGAACTTTTATCTCTTGCGGAAAAGTTAGGTTTCGATGCTTATCAGATAAAATGGACAGTCCAGGAAAATTCTGAAGCGGTTAAAAGTTTTGTCAAAAGTATTGAGGAAAATAACCAGGAATTGATTGCGGGGGCATCTGGATTACAGGAAATTTCCGGTGTTGCACGTATTGTGGAAGAACTTGCTGAGAAAGTGGCAAACCGCTGTACGACAGGTCTGACACAGGCTCAGATCAGTAATAAGACAATACAGGAAATAGAAACGGAACTCAAAAAAATTGCTAATGATATGGGAAATTTCGCAGATTCAGCCGTGAAATTGCGAGATCTTTCTGAGCATATTGCACAATTTGTTGGTGAGGTTAGGGATATTGCACGTCAAACCAATTTATTAGCATTAAACGCAGCCATTGAAGCAGCTCGGGCCGGATTGGCAGGAAAGGGTTTCTCCGTTGTGGCAGAGGAGATTCGTAAGTTGGCTGACATTAGTGCTCTTTCCGCACAACGGATTCAACTAACTTCCGAACAGGTTACCAAAGGGATTAATGAAGTAGCTTCTGGAGCAGAAAATAGTGCAATTCGACTAAAATCAATTGGGGCAGGGGTACAGGAATGTGGAGACACCTTTTCTGATTTTGTAGATGTATTCGAAGAAATTACCGCTCTCAATTCAGAGTTGTTTCAAGGCACGGCTAAACAAGCAAACACCACAGAAAATATGGCGAAAGTATTTGCCAATATTTCTGCTTCTACGCAGCAGGTGCTGGAGGTGGTTGCGGATCAGCAAAGGCATCATGACTACCTCCGTAGGTTAGTTAACCAAATCAGTAGTAACATATATTTATTGCAAAAAAAGGCGGCTCTATATAAAGGAAAAAATGAGCTTTTGTTTGGGATAAACCCGGCCATGAGTCCGGAAACCATCCGTGAACTCTACCTTCCTGTTATTAATGCTCTCTGTGAGAATCTCGGTTACCAACCGCGTATCGTAATAGCGGCAGACTACAATGCTTTAGCTGACTGTTTAATTGACAATATTGTTGATGTGGGATGGTTTTCTCCCCTGGCTTATGTAAATGCTTCGGCTAAGAAACCAGTAATACCCTTGGCCACACCAATTGTAAATGGAGCACCTTCTTATAAAGGGTACATCGTTTCTACCGCAGAAACGGGAGTCACTTCTTTAGCTGAGTTAAAAGGAAAACGAATGGCCTTTGTCGATCCTAAATCCGCATCCGGTTATGCTTATCCTCGACTACTGTTGCGACAAAACGGGATAGATCCGGATCGTCAACTGGGAGAAAGCGTATTCCTTGGCACGCATAGTCGGGTTATTGATGCTGTTCTTTCCGGGGCAGTAACAGCAGGCGCTACCTACTCAGAAGCAATTGATGATGCCAAAAAGCGTGGTTTACCCGTTGACCGTTTAGTTTATCTGGCTGAAACGGAACCGATACCCAAGGACTGCCTGGCGGTTAGAGCAGACTATGACACAAGCTTAAGGAAAAAAATACAACAAGGGTTGTTGTCATTAGCTGATACTAAGGAGGGGAAAAGAGTTCTGGCAAACTCGCCTATACAGGGCTTTATAAAGGTACGTGACGAAGACTACAACATTGTCCGTGAAATCGCCCAAGGAAGTAATACATAA